DNA from Parageobacillus thermoglucosidasius:
CAACATTGTTCCATACTATCGCATATAACGGAACGCGTGAAGAAAATTATGAACTTGTCATCCAACAGCTGCGCGCACTAATCGAAGGCGAATCAAGCTTCATCGCTAATTTGGCCAATGCTTCGGCTTTATTGAATCAATTCCTCGAGCAAATCAATTGGGTTGGCTTCTATTTAACGGAAAACGATGAGCTAGTACTGGGACCATTTCAAGGGCTTCCTGCCTGTGTGCGCATCCCGTTTGGCAAAGGCGTTTGTGGCACCGCAGCCGAAAACAGAAAAACTATCATCGTTCCCGACGTCCACCTTTTTCCAGGACATATCGCCTGTGACGCCGCATCCCAGTCAGAAATCGTCGTGCCAATGGTGAAAGACGGCAATGTCATCGGTGTATTAGACATCGATAGTCCTGTCAAAAACCGCTTTGATGAAACAGATCAAAAATATTTAGAGAAATTCGTCGACGTCATCGTAGCGACATTATAAGAGACGTATGCGAGAAGAAAGGAATCCGAATGAACGGATTCCTTTTTATGCTTTATATTGGCGGGAATAGTCTTTCACAAAGATGCAATTTTTTCCTGCTCTTTTTGCCATATAAAGCGCCTCGTCAGCACGTTTAAATAAATCTTTCGCTTCTTCTGAATGATTTTTTTTCCAATACGAAATGCCGCAGGAAATCGTTACAGGCGGATGCGTTTTTTCCCTCACTTTTTCCGAAAGGCGGCGCGCAACCGAAATCCCCGCGGCTAATGAGACTTTCGGCAAGTAAATCGCGAGCTCTTCTCCGCCCCAGCGGGCGCCAATGTCGCCAGAGCGAATATTATCGCGGATAATATCGGCAACTTGGACAAGTATATCATCGCCTATTTGATGTCCATATGTATCATTAACTTGTTTAAAGTTGTCAATATCAACTAAAATAAACGTCCCAAACGCATCATGAATCATCGACTTTTTGATTTGCTCATCTAAATAGTGGCGGGAATACAGCTTTGTCAAATAATCAGTAATAACGAGGTTTTCCAGCTCTTCTCTCAGCATTGCGTTCGTAAACACAAGGGTGGAATGTTGAATGAGCGACTGTAGCAGTTTGAACATTTCAAACGTAAAATGATATGGCTCCCGATGCAAAACAATCGAAATTCCCCGCAATTCTCCATTTTGCACCATAGGAGCAGCCATTAAAGAGCGATAGTCGAAAACGGCAAGAGAATCGTGAACGCTTGTATCTCCAACGAACGCGATATCTTTTTCCGTTTTTATTTTCTTTTCCACAAATTCAATATACTTTTTCGATTGGCGGGATTGAAAAAACGGAGTACTCCCGGGCAGCAGCTCCCATTTTCCCCCTTCAAACCAGAAAAAACCGACTTCATCGGCGTAAAACGATTGCTTAATTTGCTTTACCATAAATTCAATCGCGTCTTGAAGCCGCAAATTGGCATTCAGTTGGTGCATCGTTTCCGTAATCAGTTGCAAATCCGCAACAAACCGGCGAGACTGCTCATACAACCTCGCGTTTTCTAACGCGCTTCCTGCCGTATTGGCCAACAAAGTGATAAAGTTTACTTCTTTCTTAGGAAACTCCATAATGTGGGGAGCGATGATCTCAATCACGCCGTAAACTCCTTGTGCCCCTTTAATCGGTGCATACAAAATCGAACG
Protein-coding regions in this window:
- a CDS encoding GAF domain-containing protein, whose amino-acid sequence is MFHTIAYNGTREENYELVIQQLRALIEGESSFIANLANASALLNQFLEQINWVGFYLTENDELVLGPFQGLPACVRIPFGKGVCGTAAENRKTIIVPDVHLFPGHIACDAASQSEIVVPMVKDGNVIGVLDIDSPVKNRFDETDQKYLEKFVDVIVATL
- a CDS encoding sensor domain-containing diguanylate cyclase, whose translation is MKLEEEKLYRAFKQEFFHWFLQYDDYGNFSNVIAELLRLLKEELMLKQVTFFVFDPLNKAFYPEATTNEGENQPFPRHPVPPGDIAAMMDDEQQTIRIEQENEHATAWIFLRFSEESFGMLQLVFDERHLFSEQMLKNIKHDFSELFRKIKMISQGLSDEKRYEQLHRFAAKIHSSMKIDDVLEEIINTLKQVYPSFTYYLFLSHDIQYHEYLPIKTIAFDESEENMAAMQAFLTGRIQFEDSIRQRRSILYAPIKGAQGVYGVIEIIAPHIMEFPKKEVNFITLLANTAGSALENARLYEQSRRFVADLQLITETMHQLNANLRLQDAIEFMVKQIKQSFYADEVGFFWFEGGKWELLPGSTPFFQSRQSKKYIEFVEKKIKTEKDIAFVGDTSVHDSLAVFDYRSLMAAPMVQNGELRGISIVLHREPYHFTFEMFKLLQSLIQHSTLVFTNAMLREELENLVITDYLTKLYSRHYLDEQIKKSMIHDAFGTFILVDIDNFKQVNDTYGHQIGDDILVQVADIIRDNIRSGDIGARWGGEELAIYLPKVSLAAGISVARRLSEKVREKTHPPVTISCGISYWKKNHSEEAKDLFKRADEALYMAKRAGKNCIFVKDYSRQYKA